TCTACGCCGCGCTGGCGGACGCCGTCGAGGATCTGGCGACGGTGGTCGAGGTCGACGACCCCGTCGACGCCTGGAACGGGGTGACGACGTCGGCGCTGCCACTGCCCGCGGGGGCCTCGCCCACCGACGAGTATCGCGATGCGGCGCTCGCGTACGCGGAGTGGTACCTGACGCTGTACGACGAGCCGGACGCCGAGACCGGGACGGCCTGGCGACCCACCCGCCTCGAGTACGACGCGGCGATCCGGACCGGGGCGGGCGAGACCGCAGCTTCGTTCGACGTCTCGGCGTACCCCGGCGGTCGACTGGACCGCGACGCGTTCGTCCCCGGTGCCGACGCGCTGGCCGAGGGCGCGGACGACGGCAGTGACGAGCCGCCCGTCGAGCTCGATCCCTACGAGGCGGGCGGTCCCGACGGCAGTCCGGCGACCACGACTGACGAGTGCCACGGGCTTCCCACGATGGTGAATTTCCCCGGGATGCCCGACCGCCGGTGGTGGGAGTTCACCGACGCCAGCCTCGCGCTCTCCGAGCTCTCGGCCGACGGCGTCGGCCTCGCGAAGCTCCTCCTGCTCGAGTACGCCGTCGAGTTCGGTGCCGACTGGTTCACGATCCCGGTCGAGGCGCCGATCGGCTCGTTCGTTCGGATCACCGAGTGTACGGTCACCGACGTCTTCGGCGTCGAGCTGCCCGCCGAGCCGGTGACCGACGACTGGTGGCTCTACCGATCGGAGACGGAAGCGCACGACGAACCGGGGCTGTTGCTCCCGCCGACGCTGGCCGACGTGACCCGTGGCGACCCGATCGAGGAGGTCGTCATGGGGCGAGACGAGCTGGCGAACCTCGTCTTCGCGCTCGAGCGCGTCGTCGAGGGACCGGCAGACGAGCCCGTCGACCGGACGGAGTTTCAGGTGCCGACGCTCGAGGTGGAGACCGTCCACATGGCTGAGGATCCGGACCGGGAGTACGTCACGTTCACCAACCCGGGCGAAGACAGCTACGACCTGCGGAATCACGAGGTCCGGGCGGTCTTCGTCGAGACCGAGGGCGAGCCCGGCGACGGGGCCCCGACCGTCCACGAGACGATCGAGCCGATCTTCTCGTTCGACGCCGTCGAACCCGAGCCGCCGGAGCTCGGGCCCGGTGAGTCGATCACGCTCTACACGGGCACCGCACCGAGCGAGGACGACTTCGGTGCCGGACTGGCGCTGTCGGTCTGGCACGAGGCGGACGCCGTCGACGTCTACGACACCGACCCCGATGCGCCCGGCGTCGCGGGTGGGTCGGGCGGTGCGTCGACCACGGAAGCGCTCGCCGTTCGGAAGCTCCTCACCCGCCCGGACGCCGACGGCGGCTACCGGCTCTCGACGGCCGTCCCGCCGTACTGGTTCCCGTTCACGATGGACTACGATCCGGACGATCCGCCGACGTGGACCGACCCCGACGCGGCCTACCGGCTCACACAGGCCCTGTTGCTCGACGCCGACTCCCTCGACGCGCCGCTGACCGAGATTCCACGACCCGAGGGACTGATCCTCGCGCCCGATCCGGCGACGCTCCCCGCGGAGGATGAGACCGGAGACGACGGCGACGAACTCGACGACGACGCCACCTGGGTCGGGACAGACCGCCCGTACTGGATCTACGAGGAGGAGGTCACTCGTAGCGGCGTAACCATCACCCGAACGTACCAGCTGGCGCGCTGGACGGACGGCACGACCCACCTCTGGTCCGGCCGCCGGACCACCAACGGCGCGGGCGAACTCGCGAGCGGGCTCCGCTTCGACGTGCTCGAGGAGCTCGAGTAGCCCGGCGACCGTTCCAGCGTCGAGGCCGACTCGTTACAGCGAAACGGTTCGTCGACCATTGCCGATCGACCGTCGTCCGGAGCGTATCGAGTCATGGATCAGAGCTCGAGCGTGTAGACGGCTTCGGTGTACTCCTCGCCGCCGAGTTCGACTTCGGCCTCGTCGGTTCGCTCGAATCCCAGGCCCTCGTAGAACTCGCGGCTCGCCTCGTTCGACGCGAGATCCATCGCGCGCATCCGGCGCATGTTGAAGTCCGCTAAGTCCTCGCGCAGGCGCTCGTGTAACGCCGCGCCGACCCCCTGTCGCTGGTGGTCGGGGTGGACGTACATCCGGAGGACGTCGCCCTCCTCCTCGGAGACGACGCCGTGGGTGAACCCCACGACCTCGCCGTCACGCTCGGCGACGAGCACCGCGGTGCCCGGCTTGTCGATCGCCCGCTCGAGCGCGTCGTCGGCGTACCACTCCTCGACGGTCTCGTCGATCGTCACCGCCTCGAGGTCGTCGTAGGCGTCGTGCCAGGCCGCACGGGCGACCTCCCGGATCGCCTCGCGGTCGGCCTCGGTTGCGGGTCGAATATCCATAACTCGAATCACGCTACAGAGTGACAAAGACGTTGGCCCGACGTGGATAGGCAGCGAGCCCGGAGCGGCCGAGAACGCCGGTCGTGGCCGTTATACGACCGGCGACCGTACCCGCACCCATGGGATACGCCTGTCCGGTCTGCGGCGCAGCACAGGCCGACGAGGTCCACCTCGCGAACCACCTCGGCGTCACGGCTTCGCTCGGCCGGGAGGACCACCTCGAGTGGCTCGCCGAGTACGCTCCCGACTGGGCCGACTGCGGCCCCGATGAGCTGGCCGCGCAGGTCGTCGAGCACGCGCCCGAGGTCGACACCCCCGAGCTCGAGGACGAGGACGGACACGCGGACGCGCCGCCGCTCGAAGCCGAACTCGCCCGACAGACGAGGTTACCGGGACGGGGCGAACTGACGACCCCGGAGGCGTCGACCGCCGAGACCGAGCGCGTCCTCGAGGAAGCCCGCGAGCTGACGCGGCGGATGCACGAGTCGGCGGCGGGTTCGGACGAAGACGAAAACGCGTAACCCCTCGCGGCTCGAGGCCCCGGACATGCACACCGTCGGAACGTTCGATCCCGAGTCGCTCGAGGAGGCCCGCGAGCAGTACGAGTCGGTCGCCCCCGCCGCGGGAACGGTCGTCCGTGAGGTCGCCCGCGCGATGGAATTCGACCGCGAGGAGTTCGGCGACCGCGTCACCGAGGACGTGATCGAGACCGCCCACGACGCCCTGTTCGCGAGCCTGCTCGCGGTCACCGTCAGCACGCGCGAGGAGTACGACGACTGGATCGAGGGCTACGACGGCGATGTGACCGAAGTGGGTCACGACCACGCCGCGAACGTCGTCTGGCACGCTGGCCCCGAGGACGAGGCGGTGGCGGCGACGTTCAACGACCAGGAGGAGGCCGCGGTCGCCACGCTTCGTCGACAGGCGTTCGGGCGGATCTACCGGGCTCGGTTCTAACAGCCTCGGGCCACCGCGCCCGAGGTTGTTTACCCGTGCCCGGTCACACGACTATCATCAGTCGTCCGCGTTGTAGAGTTGCTCGTGGCCCTCGAGCCGGGCCATGAGTTCTCCGTGGATGTGTCCGTTCGAGCCGACGAGCTCCCGTCGTACTTTCTCTGCGTAAGCGTCGAACGGCGCCCCGCTCGAGTCGGTGACCGTCGCGCCGGCCTCGCGGGCGATGAGGACGCCCGCCGCGACGTCCCAGGGGCGGGTGTCGTACTCCCAGACGGCGTCGGCGCTGCCGCTGGCCAGATAACAGAGGTGGAGTGCGGCGGAGCCGAGTCGGCGGACGCCCCGGGTGTGTTCGTAGAAGTGAGCCAGGAAGCTTCCGTCTGGATCGTAGCCCGACATCAGCATACTTTCGTTCAGCTGGGTCCGGTCGGTCGTCGCGATCGGCGCGTCGTTTTTGAACGCGCCGCCGCCGGCGGTTGCGCTCCAGCATTCGTCGGTTTCGGGGGCGTAGACGACGCCGACGATCGGCTCGGATCGCTCGAGGAGGGCGATCGAGACCGCGTAGTTTGGGTTCCCGTTGGCGTAGTTTCCCGTCCCGTCGAGCGGGTCGATGAGCCAGGTGTAGGGCGTCTCCGACTCCTGATGGACGCCTTCTTCGGTCCGGATGGCGTGGTTGGGATACTCGTTTTCGATGGCCGTCGTGATGATGTTCTCAGAGCGGTGGTCGGCCTCGGTGATGACGTCCGAAACGTCGGTCTTCCGTTCGACCTCGACCCGGCCGTGGAGGTCTCTGAGCGGGCCGCCGACGCTCTCGGCGGCCTCCTCGGCAACCCGAAGGGCGCGGTCTTTCAGCTGTCGCGGCCCCTGCTCGACCGTCGCCTCGGCGGGGAGCGTTTTGCTCTCCGTTCCGCGGGCGCCCCAGCCGAGGTGCTCGCCGATCGCGGTGAAGAAGTCGTCGTCGTAGCTCGTGCGGACGACGTAGGCGGGGCGAGTGGCACCCGTGATGGTGACGATGTCGTCGGCGTCGAGGCGAACGTGATGACGACCGCCGTCGACGAGCAGGTCGGCTGCGTCGGTGGGGACGACCCGGATCGTCGTCCGCGCGCTGACGATCAGCGGCCGGACACCCATCCGATGGGTGTGTAAGGGGACGATCTGGAGCGAAGTGTTGTTGGTGGGGTTGTGGATCGGCCCGTTCGCGGAGAGCGAGATGCCGGTCGAGCCCGTCGGGGTGGCGATCGCGAGGCCGGTTCCTTCGTACGCACCGACGTAGCCCTCGTCAGCGAAGACGTCGAGCGTCGTGATCTTCCGGCCGAATGGCTCTTCCGGCGGGACGTGCTGGATCGTGACGTCGTTGATCCCGGTCGCCTCGAGGCCGTCAGCCTCGACGGCGAGTTGTTGGCGGTGGTCGATCGTCGCTCGCCCCTCGACCACCTCCGACAGCGCCGCCTCGAGGTCGTCGACGTCGACTCGGACGAGGAAGGCGAGCGTGCCGGTGTTGATCCCGAGGACCGGAACGCCCCGGGGGACGAACTGCTGGATGCCCTCGAGGAAGGTGCCGTCCCCGCCGACGGTGATGCCGAGGGTTTCGGCGTCGGGATCGTAGACTTCGGCGACGCTCTCGCCCACGGCGACCGTCTCCAGCCCGAGGCCGCGCTCGGCCGTCCACGTCCGCAGTCGCTCGACGACCGCTCGGCTCCGGTCTGCCGGACTGACGATCGCGAGCAGTTCCTCGATGGTGGCCAGTCGTCTCCCCCGCATGTGACGACCGTCACACTCGGCTGAACGCACAAGAAGGGGTCGGTTCACGCCCCGCCTGTGGACGGGGCGGGCTCGAAGTCGCCGATCGCATCGGTATTCGTCGACGAAACGCCAGGTACAATCCACTCGAGCCCGCAGCGACGCACAATGAGCGACCTCGACAACTGGCGGCTGATCGAATCGGCGACCGAGTACGAGACGGGCTGGTACGACGGCGGCTACGACCTGCTCGAGCAGCCCGACGGCACCGAGAAGCGCTACTACTGGGCCGAGTTGCCCGACGCCGTGGTAATCGTCGCCCGACTCGAGGACGAACTGCTATTCGTCGAGCAGTACCGCCCGACGATCCGTGAGACCCACCTCGAGTTGCCTGCCGGCATCGTCGAGGACGGCGAGTCCTACACGATGGCGGCCGCCCGCGAACTCGAGGAGGAGACCGGATTCAAACCCTCGAGCCTCTCGGTGCTCCAGGAGTACGCCGTCGCGACCGGCGTCCTCAGACACGACCGCGCGGTCGTCTACGCCGAGGGGCTCGAGCCGGGCGAGCGCGACCTCGACGGGAACGAGTTCCTCGAGGTTCGGACCGTGCCCGTCGACGAGGCGCTCGCGGTCGCCCGCGAGCCGCCGGCGAACGACTCGACGCTCTCGGCGCTGTTGCTGGCGAAGTCTGACGGGTTGCTCTAGGGACGGCCGACGCGTCTGGTTCGCCCCATCGTCATCCTTCCTTCTCGAGCCGACTCCCGTCCCCGTCGGTCGCGGGTCGGGGCGGTCGCTCCGACGGCGTCGCCTCGAGCGGGACGTCGGGGCCGAGCCAGCGGGTCCAGCAGACGAGCAGGCTCGGCAGGACGAGGACGCTCGCGAGGAAGGCATAGAGGATCGTCAGGGCGGTGACGAGGCCGAACTGCCGGAGGACGGGCAAGATTGCGAGCGCGAGCGTGCCGAAGCCGAGGACGGTGGTCGCGGCGCTGCCGAGCAGGGCACCGCCGGTGCCAGTGACAGTGGTCTCGAGAGCGTCCCGAATACATCCCTGACGCTCGAGTTCGGCGGTGTAGCGAGCACTCACGTGGATGCTGTAGGCGACGCCGAGGCCGATCGTGAGGCTCGTGATCATGCCAGTCAGCACGTTGAAAGGGATCTCGAGCAGCGCCATCGTGGCGAGGATCCAGGCGACGGCGAACGCCACCGGGAGCAGCGTCACCGCGCCGAGGCTCGCGCCGTGTCCCGTCAGCCGGTACGCCAGCGAGAGGACGCCGACGACGACGACGAGCGTGACCAGCAGGCTCCAGAACACCGTCTCGAACAGGTCCTTCTCGACGACGTCGTTGATGAGTGGCGTCCCCGTCGCGGTGCCACTCCAGCGGCCGTCGGGCGTGGGATCGAACCCGGCCCCATCGGCGGTGCCGACGCTGCCGTCGGTCCTCCCGTCCGCCGCCCCGTCCTCGTCGAACGCCGCCTCGAGCGAACGAATTTCGGCGGCCGTCGCGGCACGGTCTGCGTCGCCGCGGACCGAGACGACCAGCCGGACGGCCTCGTACTCGCCGTCCTCGGTTCGGGCGATTACGTCAGCCGCGGCGTCGGGGTCGAGCTCGAACAGTCGGTCGTACAGCCCGGCGTGATTCTGGTCGGGGACGCCGTCGCCCGTTCGATCGGCCAGCTGGAACGAGGCGTTGAACGACTCGTCCTCGGCCGCGACTTCCTCCATCAGCGACAGCGGACTGCGGACGTCGGCCTCGCCGTTGGGGAGGACGTAAACGTGCTCGCTCTCGGCGGCCGCCGCCTCGGCTTCGGCGATCCGTGACAGGGTTTCACCGTCGGTGACGTCACCGGTCACCAACAGCTGTGCCCGGGCGTCCTCGCGCTGGAAGTTCGCGGTGACGTACGCGAGGTCCGCCCCGCTGCGGTACTCGCCGGGGGCAAAGGGCGCCGGCAGCTTCTCGGTCCACGCCGGCGGCTCCGTGGCGAGGAACTCCTCCTGGTCGAAGCTCGTGTCGACACCGGTCGCGCCGTAAACGCCCCCGGCGGTCACCAGGAGGGCACAGGCGAGGACGACGAACGGGGCGCGGCGGGCGGCGGTCGACCCGGCGGAGAGCGCGCGGGCGGCTCGACCGCCACCCGTGCCGAACGCTCGCTTCCGTCGATCGATCCCGCGGGCCTCGAGCGCCTCGTCGAGTTCGACCTTCGCGGCGGGGACGAGCGCCCCGAAGACGAGCAAGGCGGCGAGGATGCCGACGGCGCTGACGAGGCCGAACGCCCCGACCGGGTCGATCGGGCTGACGAGGTTCGCCAGAAAGCCGACCGCCGTCGTCGCAGTGACCCAGACGAGCGCGACGCCGACGCCCGCGAGTGCACCGGCCATCGATCCCCGGACGTCGGCGTCGTCTCCCGACCGACGTTCGCGGTGGCGCATGAAGACGTGGATCGCGTAGTCGATCGAGAGCCCGACGAGCAGGACGGGCACGGCGACGAACAGCTGATTGAACGCGATCCCTGCCCAGCCCATAAAGCCGAACGTCCAGAGCAGGACGACGGCGATCCCCGCCACGCCGAGGCTGATGTCGAGCGGATCGCGGTAGGCGATCGACAGCGTGAGCACGACAAGCGCCAGCGCGAGCGGGCCGACGATCCAGAGGCTGTCGCCGATCGACCGATCGATCTCGTCGACGACGACGCCGAACCCGAAGACCAGGTACGACTCCTCGTGCGCCGCCGCGAGCGCTCGCAACTCGAGCTGTGACTCGACGATGCGTTCTTCGATCGTCCCCGGCCCCTCGAATGCGCCCTCGTCGGTCGACTGCACGACGACGATCGAGCGCGCCTCGGCCGACGTCGACCCCGGCTCGTACGACGCGGGCAGAAAGCGCAGCGCCAGGTCGCCGATCGGCCCCTCGCCGTCGAGGAGCTCTTCGAGGGTCGCCTCGTACTCCGCTTCGGTGAGCGACTCGAGCGCCGCCTGCTGTTCGGACAGCGGCGGCTGGTCGCGCGACTCGAGCGCCGCCCGCTCCGCTTCGAGGCGCTCGCGTTCGGCCCGAATCGCCCGGTACTCCTCGCCGAGGATCCCGACCGTCCCGTCGGCGTACGCCCGATCGCGCGCCGTCTCGAGGCGGCCGAGGCGGGCCGCCACGCTCCCCCTCGGCTCCTCGTGCTCGCGCTCGATGGCGACGATCTCGGCGGTGACCGTCCGCAGCTGCGCCACCGCCCGTTCGTACCGCGCGGCGTCCTCGCCGTCGAGGTCGATCGTCGCGTTCTCGAGCGCCTCGTCGAACGCCGCCTCGAGTTCCGCGGCTCGCCGGTCGTACGTCTCGTCGTCGATCGCCCCGGCGTCGCGCGACGCGTTCAACTCCTCGTAGGACTCCTGGATCGCTACCGTCCGGTCGAGCCCCTCCTCGAGGCGCTCGCCTCGCTCGTTCACCGCCTCCGCGCGTCGCTCGAGGGCCGCTGCGTCCACCTCGAGTTCCGCTCCCCGTTCCTCGCGGATGACCGCCGTCGCGACGACGTTCTCGAGGCCCACGGTCGGCTCGTCGTCGGCGAGCGTCGGGCCGACCGAGTCGTGCTCGCGGATCGCCTGCTGGAACGCGAGCGACTGCACCAGCGACTCCTGCGTGAGGACGTTCTCGTCCTCGACGAGCAACTGGGCGGCCGTCGTGTTCCCTTCGGCCGTCGCGAAGTTTCGCTCGACGTACTCGAGGGCCTCCCGCTCGGTCGACTCGCTCTCGAACTGTTCGAGGGAGGTGTCCGTCTCGAGCGCCGTCACACCGGCACCGACCAGGGCCGTCGCGACGAGCAGGGAGACGAGGACGAGCCTCGAGTGGGTCGTGATGGCGTCGGCGATTCGGCGGGGACCCGACACCGACGATCACCTCGCACGCGCTGTCGACCCGATCTGGAACATGTACGTTGGTACGATCGTTCCGAACGACGAGATATATACTTGTCCGCTCGACTCGTCAGTGGTGTTTCTCAGACTCGAGCGAGACGGATCGAGGTGCTGTGTTACCGCTGATCGCTCGAACGGGGCGGCGATCACCGGGCTCGAACGACGACAGACCGCACGAGAACACCACGAAAGCCCCTGACGCGCTCGACTCCGGGGCTCGGTGCGGTCCTCGGCCTTCGGCCTGCGGTCTTTCCGTCGCCCGGGAGGAACCGAGCGCGTCAGCCCCTTTTATTCCACCCGCGGTGGCCCGGCCGGCCAGCCGACACGGGTGGGAGTAAAAGGGGCTGGCGGCATCCGGGAAGACGGGCGACGTAAGCACGCGAGCAGCGCGAGCGCGCGCAACGAGCCCCTCGACTGGATGCCGCCAGGGGCTTTCGTGGTGTCCCATTCCGAACTGTTCCCAGCGCCACCCCCAAGCGATGCCGGACCCTGCAGCCGACAGACACATATCGTCGAATCACGTACCGTCCGGTCTCTATGGCCCTCGAGTACGACTTCTGGCTGCTCGATCTCGACGGCACGCTCGTCGACGTCGACTGGTCCTACACCCGCGAGGTGTTCGACCGGGTCGGCGACCGGCTGGATCGGCGGTTCACCGACCGCGAGGCCGAGATCATCTGGCACGGGCTCACCGGCTCGCGTGACCACCAGCTCCGGGAGTGGGGAGTCGACCCCGACCGGTTCTGGGACGCGTTCCACGACGAGGAAGACCCCCTCGTGCGCGCCGAACAGACTTACCTCCACGACGACGCTGAATTCGTCGCCGACCTCGAGGTTCCCGTCGCCCTCGTCACCCACTGCCAGGACTTCCTCTGTCAACCCGTCCTCGACAATGTCGGCATCCGCGACTGGTTCGACGTGACCCTCTGCTGTACCGACGAGACGGGGTGGAAACCCGACCCCGACCCCGTCGAGCACGTGTTGGCCGACCTCGGCGTCGGCCACAACGGCCACCGGGGCGTGCTCGCGGGCGACGGCGCCTGCGACGTCGGCGCGGCCTGGAACGCCGGCCTCGAGGCGATCCACGTCGAACGCGTCGGCCACGAGCGGCGGGGCCAGTGCGTCCTCGGGGATTATCGCGTCCAGTCGTTCGACGAGCTGGGCTGATCAGTCGGCAGCCGCCGACGTCGGCCGCTCCCGGTAGACCAGCGGGCTGTAGAGCGCGGCGATACAGCCGAGCGCGCCGAGCGCGCCGATCGCCAGCACCGAGAAACTGGCCCGCAGCCCCATCGTATCGGCCAGGTAGCCGATGATGGCGGGGTAGCCCGAACTCCCGACGAGTGCGATCGTCCAGATGTAGCCGAACG
This portion of the Natronobeatus ordinarius genome encodes:
- a CDS encoding GNAT family N-acetyltransferase, giving the protein MDIRPATEADREAIREVARAAWHDAYDDLEAVTIDETVEEWYADDALERAIDKPGTAVLVAERDGEVVGFTHGVVSEEEGDVLRMYVHPDHQRQGVGAALHERLREDLADFNMRRMRAMDLASNEASREFYEGLGFERTDEAEVELGGEEYTEAVYTLEL
- a CDS encoding DUF5810 domain-containing protein, which encodes MGYACPVCGAAQADEVHLANHLGVTASLGREDHLEWLAEYAPDWADCGPDELAAQVVEHAPEVDTPELEDEDGHADAPPLEAELARQTRLPGRGELTTPEASTAETERVLEEARELTRRMHESAAGSDEDENA
- a CDS encoding MMPL family transporter, translated to MSGPRRIADAITTHSRLVLVSLLVATALVGAGVTALETDTSLEQFESESTEREALEYVERNFATAEGNTTAAQLLVEDENVLTQESLVQSLAFQQAIREHDSVGPTLADDEPTVGLENVVATAVIREERGAELEVDAAALERRAEAVNERGERLEEGLDRTVAIQESYEELNASRDAGAIDDETYDRRAAELEAAFDEALENATIDLDGEDAARYERAVAQLRTVTAEIVAIEREHEEPRGSVAARLGRLETARDRAYADGTVGILGEEYRAIRAERERLEAERAALESRDQPPLSEQQAALESLTEAEYEATLEELLDGEGPIGDLALRFLPASYEPGSTSAEARSIVVVQSTDEGAFEGPGTIEERIVESQLELRALAAAHEESYLVFGFGVVVDEIDRSIGDSLWIVGPLALALVVLTLSIAYRDPLDISLGVAGIAVVLLWTFGFMGWAGIAFNQLFVAVPVLLVGLSIDYAIHVFMRHRERRSGDDADVRGSMAGALAGVGVALVWVTATTAVGFLANLVSPIDPVGAFGLVSAVGILAALLVFGALVPAAKVELDEALEARGIDRRKRAFGTGGGRAARALSAGSTAARRAPFVVLACALLVTAGGVYGATGVDTSFDQEEFLATEPPAWTEKLPAPFAPGEYRSGADLAYVTANFQREDARAQLLVTGDVTDGETLSRIAEAEAAAAESEHVYVLPNGEADVRSPLSLMEEVAAEDESFNASFQLADRTGDGVPDQNHAGLYDRLFELDPDAAADVIARTEDGEYEAVRLVVSVRGDADRAATAAEIRSLEAAFDEDGAADGRTDGSVGTADGAGFDPTPDGRWSGTATGTPLINDVVEKDLFETVFWSLLVTLVVVVGVLSLAYRLTGHGASLGAVTLLPVAFAVAWILATMALLEIPFNVLTGMITSLTIGLGVAYSIHVSARYTAELERQGCIRDALETTVTGTGGALLGSAATTVLGFGTLALAILPVLRQFGLVTALTILYAFLASVLVLPSLLVCWTRWLGPDVPLEATPSERPPRPATDGDGSRLEKEG
- a CDS encoding NUDIX hydrolase, with product MSDLDNWRLIESATEYETGWYDGGYDLLEQPDGTEKRYYWAELPDAVVIVARLEDELLFVEQYRPTIRETHLELPAGIVEDGESYTMAAARELEEETGFKPSSLSVLQEYAVATGVLRHDRAVVYAEGLEPGERDLDGNEFLEVRTVPVDEALAVAREPPANDSTLSALLLAKSDGLL
- a CDS encoding DUF5809 family protein — encoded protein: MHTVGTFDPESLEEAREQYESVAPAAGTVVREVARAMEFDREEFGDRVTEDVIETAHDALFASLLAVTVSTREEYDDWIEGYDGDVTEVGHDHAANVVWHAGPEDEAVAATFNDQEEAAVATLRRQAFGRIYRARF
- a CDS encoding NAD(+)/NADH kinase, producing MRGRRLATIEELLAIVSPADRSRAVVERLRTWTAERGLGLETVAVGESVAEVYDPDAETLGITVGGDGTFLEGIQQFVPRGVPVLGINTGTLAFLVRVDVDDLEAALSEVVEGRATIDHRQQLAVEADGLEATGINDVTIQHVPPEEPFGRKITTLDVFADEGYVGAYEGTGLAIATPTGSTGISLSANGPIHNPTNNTSLQIVPLHTHRMGVRPLIVSARTTIRVVPTDAADLLVDGGRHHVRLDADDIVTITGATRPAYVVRTSYDDDFFTAIGEHLGWGARGTESKTLPAEATVEQGPRQLKDRALRVAEEAAESVGGPLRDLHGRVEVERKTDVSDVITEADHRSENIITTAIENEYPNHAIRTEEGVHQESETPYTWLIDPLDGTGNYANGNPNYAVSIALLERSEPIVGVVYAPETDECWSATAGGGAFKNDAPIATTDRTQLNESMLMSGYDPDGSFLAHFYEHTRGVRRLGSAALHLCYLASGSADAVWEYDTRPWDVAAGVLIAREAGATVTDSSGAPFDAYAEKVRRELVGSNGHIHGELMARLEGHEQLYNADD
- a CDS encoding HAD family hydrolase, yielding MALEYDFWLLDLDGTLVDVDWSYTREVFDRVGDRLDRRFTDREAEIIWHGLTGSRDHQLREWGVDPDRFWDAFHDEEDPLVRAEQTYLHDDAEFVADLEVPVALVTHCQDFLCQPVLDNVGIRDWFDVTLCCTDETGWKPDPDPVEHVLADLGVGHNGHRGVLAGDGACDVGAAWNAGLEAIHVERVGHERRGQCVLGDYRVQSFDELG